In Streptomyces paludis, the genomic stretch GAGCCGGGGATGGAGCCGAGGGAGAGCAGGAAGAGCAGGATCAGCGCGACGCGCATCGAGGTCAGCTGCCGCCAGAACCAGCGGATCCAGCCGATGATCCCGAGGGTGGGGCCACCGATGACATCGCTGTCGCCGGCGCCGGCGCGGTCCGCGGCGCCGTCGGCGCCCGTACCCTCCTCGCGTGGCGCGGTGGAGAGGCGGGCGCCCGCGTCACTGAAGTCCCGGGCGTCCTGCGCGGCGCTCGTACCGTCCGCTGCGTTCGTACCGTCGGCGGCGTCCGTGCCGTCGGGCGCTGTGTCGCTCGTCGAAGCCTTGCTCATGGAACTAGATCCCTACCGTGAAGCCGTTCGACCAGGTCTGCATCTGCTGCACGATGGTGTCCCACGCCCCTGTGAGCAGCAGCAGACCGGTCACGATCATCATTCCGCCGCCGACGCGCATGACCCATACGTAGTGGCGCTTTATCCAGCCGAACGCCCCCAGCGCCTTGCGGAAGGCGAGCGCGGCGAGCACGAACGGCAGCCCGAGGCCGAGGCAGTACGCGGCCATCAGTATCGCCCCGCGGCCCGCGCTGGCCTCGTTGAGCGCCAGGGTGTTGACGGAGGTGAGCGTGGGGCCGAGGCAGGGCGTCCAGCCGACCCCGAACATCACCCCGAGCAGCGGGGCGCCCGCGAGGCCGGCCACCGGGCGCTGGTGGAAGCGGAACTCGCGCTGGGTGAGCCAGGGCATCAGCCCCATGAAGAAGATCCCCATGAGGATCATCACCACGCCGAGTACCCGGCTTATCGCCGACTGGTACTCCTGGAGCGTGGCGCCGAAGAACCCGAAGAGCGCGCCGCCCGACACGAAGACGGCCGTGAAGCCGAGCACGAAGAGCGAGGCACCGGCGAGCATCCGGCCGCGCCGGGCATCCGCCAGGTCGGTGCCGCTGACCCCGGTGACGTAGGAGAGATAGCCCGGTACGAGCGGCAGCACGCACGGCGAGAAGAACGAGACGAGCCCGCCGAGCACCGCGATCGGGAGCGCGAGCATCAGGGCCCCGCTGTAGACCGTCTCGTTCATACGGGACGCCGCCCCGGGCGCTCCGGTACGGGACGCTCCGGTACGGAACGCGGTACGGGACGGCCCGGGCGCTCGGGCCCGTCGTGCCGGCTCATCACTTCTCCGCGATCAGCGGGGCGATCATCTTGCGCAGCTTGTCCTCGTTGAGCGCCATCAGCGAGCGGGCCGCGATCTTCCCGTCCCGGTCGAGCACGATCGTGGAGGGGATGGCCTGCGGGTTCAGGGTGCCCTTCGGGAATCCGCTCAGGATGAGCTTGCCCGTCGGGTCGTACAGGCTGGGGTACTCGACGCCGTAGTCCTTCTCGAAGGCGAGCGCCGGGCCCTTGTTGGGGTCGCGTGTGTTGATGCCGACGAAGGAGACGCCCTGGGCCTCGGTGTCCTTGGCGACCTTGGCGAAGTGCGGGGCCTCGGCGCGGCAGGGCGGGCACCACGAGCCCCAGACGTTCAGGACGACGACCTTGCCCTTGAGGTCGGCGACGTCCAGCGTCTTGCCTTCGAGGGTCTCGCCGGCGATCTCGTTGACGGACGTACGCTCGGTCCGTGCGACGGTGGTGATACCGCCGGAGTTCGTCACGAAGTTGGTGTCACCACCGCCCCCGGACTTGCCGCCGGAGCCGCACGCCGAGAGGGTCAGCGCGGCGACGGCGATCGCGATCGGTGTGATCACGCGGGAACGATGGCGGCCGGAGCGGGGTCGGGAGGCACGACCTGAGTTCATGTGAAAAGTTTCGCATGGGCGTTTCGTGGATCTTGCGCACCCCCCTGATCCCGGCCGGAACGGCACGAACACCCTCGTCAGGCGCCCTGCCGGGGGCGTCAGGCGTCCTTGAAGAAGCCGATCCAGCCGCCCTCGGGCTTCTGCCCGGGGTTCAGCGTCCGGAGCTTGGCGATGACGGCCGGGTCCTGGGCGTCCATCCAGTCGGTGAACTGGCGGAACGACACCAGCCGTACGTCCTTCTTGCCCGCGATCTTCTCGATGACCTCCTCGACGGCGTCCATGTAGATGCCGCCGTTCCACTGCTCGAAGTGGTTGCCTATGAAGAACGGCGCGCGGTTCGACCCGTACGCCCGGTCGAAACCGGCGAGATAGGACCCGGCGGCCTGTTCGCGCCATTCCGCGTAGCGCGAGGTCATTCCCTTGGTGGAATTCCCCGACTGGTTGGCGAGAATGTTGTAGTCCATGGAGAGGACTTCGAAGCTGTGGCCGGGGAAAGGCATCGCCTGGAGCGGGAAGTTCC encodes the following:
- a CDS encoding cytochrome c biogenesis CcdA family protein, which encodes MNETVYSGALMLALPIAVLGGLVSFFSPCVLPLVPGYLSYVTGVSGTDLADARRGRMLAGASLFVLGFTAVFVSGGALFGFFGATLQEYQSAISRVLGVVMILMGIFFMGLMPWLTQREFRFHQRPVAGLAGAPLLGVMFGVGWTPCLGPTLTSVNTLALNEASAGRGAILMAAYCLGLGLPFVLAALAFRKALGAFGWIKRHYVWVMRVGGGMMIVTGLLLLTGAWDTIVQQMQTWSNGFTVGI
- a CDS encoding TlpA family protein disulfide reductase, translating into MNSGRASRPRSGRHRSRVITPIAIAVAALTLSACGSGGKSGGGGDTNFVTNSGGITTVARTERTSVNEIAGETLEGKTLDVADLKGKVVVLNVWGSWCPPCRAEAPHFAKVAKDTEAQGVSFVGINTRDPNKGPALAFEKDYGVEYPSLYDPTGKLILSGFPKGTLNPQAIPSTIVLDRDGKIAARSLMALNEDKLRKMIAPLIAEK